The Microtus pennsylvanicus isolate mMicPen1 chromosome 14, mMicPen1.hap1, whole genome shotgun sequence DNA window AAAGGACATGCCTGAAAATAATATAGGCTTGTGAAGTAAGTCTATAGCCTCcctcaaactaaatggagagaaaaatcaaagaaattccactaaaataaagaacaaaacaggCTATTCACTCACTCCCTATCCATCCAATACAGTACTTGACGTCCtagctaaaacaataacaataaggTTATTAagtggatacaaattggaaaagaagaagtcaaagtatcactatTCATAGATAAGATATTACACATAATTGGCCCCAATATTCTATCAGGTCCTATAGCTGATAAAAATGTTCAGTGAAGTATGTGAATCcaatattaactaaaaaaaatagtaGTCCTCATATATAATACAGACCAAGAAACAAATCAGGGAAACAATGTACTTCACAAGagtcaaaataatataaaatatcttggggataCTCTAACCAAGCAACTGAAAGACATGTATGACAATACCTTcaaatcttttaagaaagaaattgaagccgggcggtggtggtgcacgcctttaatcccagtactcgggaggcagaggcaggcagatctctgtgagtttgaggccagcctggtctataagagctagttccaggacaggaaccaaaagctatggagaaaccctgtcttgaaaaattaaaaaaaaagaaaaagaaaaaagaaaaagaaagaaattgaagaatgtATCAGAATTTGGAAAGATTTCTCATGCCCATGAATTGATAGGATTGACATCattccaaaaacaatctacagagtGAATACAATCTTCAAGACTTCCACCCAGTagtttacagaccttgaaagaacaatactcaatttcatatggaaaaaaaacaaaaaacccaggagagttAAAACAATCCtagacaataaaagaacttctggaagtaaTATCATACCTGATTTGAACatgtactacagagctacagtaataaatcCATGTCATTCATGTAAAAACCAATAAGTTAATCAACTGAATCAAATTAAAGACCCTGATTTAAGTCCATGCATCTATGGGCActtgattttttataaagaaatcagaaacatttaatgaaaaaagagagcatcttaaACAAATGCTGGTGGTATAAATGGATGCCAGGATGTACaagaatgcaaatatatcaacctgcacaaaactcaagtccaagtgcatcaagacctcaacataaagtcagaaACACAGAACTTGATAGACAAAAAGTAGGGATTAGTCTCAAACATTATGACACAGGCCACAACTTTCAAAACAGAGCACCACTAGTGCAGGCACTAAggtcaacaattaataaacgtGACTTCATAAAACTGAAAGGAAGTCAAAGAACAGCATCTACAGGACAAAATTGCAGTCTACAGAATGGTAAaaatcaaaccggactctctaaatgtggctgatgtggagggctgactgagaagccaaggacaagggcactgggttttgattctactccatgaactggttttgtgggagcctagtctgtttggatcctcaacttcctagacatggatggaggggggaggaccttggacttcccacagggcagggaaccctgactgctctttggactggagagggaaggggaagggagatggggggagggggagggaaatgggaggaggagaggaggtgaaaatttgtaataataatagtaataataataataataataataataataataataataataagaagaagaagaagaagaagaagaagaagaagaagaagaagaagaagaagaaaaagcaaaaaatttaaaagtcccCCATTTGGCAAATTCCTAGATAGCAACAAAGTGAATAATATCATTTTGAAAATGGGGTATGGGTCTAGACAAGAGAATTCTCTACAGATGAATCAGAAATGGCCAAGaagcacttaagaaaatgttcaacatccttagtcatcagagaaatgcaaatcgaaatGACCTTGAGATTACATTTACAATGTAATCCAAatgcctaaaataaaaaacacaagtgacagatcATGTTGAAAAGGATGTCGAGCAAAGGGAACCCTCCTCCACTGCAGTGAAAGGGCAAACTAgtgcagtcactttggaaatcaatatggagatttctcagaaaactaggaatcaATCTCCCTTAAGATACagctcttgggaatatacccaaaggatgctccatcctaacccaaggatacttgctcaactatattcataggaactttattattaataagtatgaagaaactggaaacaacctagatgtttctAAAGCAAagaatgagtaaaaaaaaaaaaaatactcttcactctctcctccagcccggcaagatgcccaagggaaagaaggccaaggggaagaaggtggCCCCGGCCCCCGCCGTCGTGAAGAAGCAGGAGGCGAAGAAGGTGGTGAATCCTTTGTTTGAGAAGAGGCCTAAGAACTTCGGCATTGGGCAGGACATCCAGCCCAAGAGAGATCTCACGCGCTTCGTCAAATGGCCCCGCTACATTAGGCTGCAGCGGCAGAGGGCCATCCTCTATAAGCGGCTCAAAGTTCCTCCAGCCATTAACCAGTTCACCCAGGCCCTGGACCGGCAAACAGCTACCCAGTTGCTTAAACTTGCCCACAAGTACAGGCCAGAGACcaagcaggaaaagaagcagaggctgctggcccgtgctgagaagaaagctgcCGGCAAAGGGGATGTCCCGACTAAGAGACCACCTGTCCTTCGAGCGGGTGTCAATACAGTCACCACTTTGgtagagaacaagaaggctcagctggtggtgatTGCCCACGACGTAGACCCCATTGAGctggtggtcttcctgcctgctctctgtcGCAAGATGGGGGTCCCCTACTGCATCATCAAgggaaaggccaggctggggcggctggtccataggaagacgtgcaccactgttgccttcacacaggttaactcggaagacaagggtgctctggccaagctggtggaagctattaggaccaattacaacgacagatatgatgagatccgccgccactggggaggcaacgtcctgggtcctaaatctgtggctcgaattgccaagctggaaaaggcaaaggccaaagaactcgccactaaactgggttaaatgtacttctgagttttctgtacataaatataattataaaacttccaaaaaaaaaatactcttcaaCTGCTAAAAAaactaataatataaaatttacatgcaaatgaaTGCAACTTGCAAAAAAATCATTCTGTGATGTAATCCagttccagaaataaaaatatatttttaatactcaCTTATAAGCAGACATTATCTATAAGACCAACGATAATCATGTTACAAtctacagacccagagaagctaagtaccAGTGAGGCCTCATGGAGTGATTCATGGATCACATTGGGAAACAGAAATCAAATAGATTTTTGGGTGAACTGGACAAACTTGGCATGGGAACAGGAGGAATTAGGTAGGGGGTTGGATGGAGAGAGTAgtgggagagatgactggaattgggggTAAGCATTTCAGGAGAAAGTTAGAAAACTACTGCAATGGAAACTCTCAGGAATCCAAGGGCATGACATCAGCAAAGACTTCTAAGAACAGGGGATATGGAACCTGAACTGGACATCTTCTATAACCAAAAAGGCTTCAACCGGAATGTATGGAAAATCAACTCAGCCTCAAAACCTTCACCTTACAATttttcctgcctgcaagatgtgctgaggGGGGCTAGGTGTAAAGGTGATGCTGAACTTGTGAAAGTAACCAACCAATGGCAACTCTAACTTGAGACCTGTGTCAGGAGGTAGAATCTATGCTTTTCACTTCCTGGAGGGCCATGAACCAGAAAATGGATATCCCAGAGActaagacagaaccaaacatgactagcataaatagagagatagatggtagatagatagatagatagatagatagatagatagatagatagatagatagatagatagatgagggaTAGGTAGATgagggatagatagatggatagataaatgtATGATCTAATTAAAAGTAAATAgtaaataattcctaatgatactctgcaGTACTCATACACAAGAGCCTAGaataatcatcatcagagaggcttcatctagcaagtgatgatggaagcagatgcagagacccacagtcaaattTTTAGGAGGAGTTCAGAGAATCTTGAAGAAGAGTGGAAGAAGGGATCATAAGATCCAGAtgatcaaggacaccacaagaagtcatcccacagaatcaactaatcagAGCCCATAGGGAtttacagagactgaactgacaataACGATGCCTGTTATGGGTATTTATGTTATGTCGTGTAGCTCATTCTTCCTGTAATACTTCTAATACTAGGAGTGGGGCTTGGCTCTGActcttactgggttgccttgtccagctttaTATATGGGAATTTGGCTATTATTATAGCTTAGTATGCCATGTTTGGTCAATATGCCTGGGAGACCTGCACTTTtttgaagggaaagaaggaggaatggatctgggtgggagaataaaatatattatcaacTCTACAAGTATTTTAAGTACTATATAATAACCAGGGGTGATCTATTTATCACTTGTGAATATAATAGCATAAGGAAAGAGGTTTGTTAGAAAATTTTCAGAGATGTTTGAAAATTCACttaaaattagagaaatatttgTAATAGAGATTGATTTTATCACAAATTTTGTgataattaatttactttttgatCATAGGggtaaattacatatatatgtatatatataaacccACTTATTTccaatttcatatatttatgtttcttttataagaataataaatataattctaatattttaaaacaaatgtagAAATTTGAGTACAAACTTCATAGTTAATCTAGGAATaccattattattttgattttgctGTCAAATATGTCCTTCTGCatttcatttttctgcaaataAATTGATATGGATGAGAGGGACAGTCAAGGCTGCTAAAATTTATTTGTCTAGATGCACTGAGTGTAATCAATCTTCTAGCTCTGACCTGACCCTGTGCTATCATTCTTTTCAGATTATACTTTGATTAAATAGATATTCAAGACTTACTCAACATCTTGCTGAAACGAAGAGTAAATGTATCCCATAAAAGATTAAATCTTTTGAAAAGAATAACTGAGTTTGACTTCTACCTTCCCTTTATTAGTGAGTCAATGCCAATACCTCAAAGAAGAACTTTAGTTATAGATGACATAATTTGTCATCTTATGACCCTCTTAATAATAATGTCAGGCATTAATGTTCACTGAATCACAGAGTTCAGTATTATAGGGTTCAGATACTACTTGTGTGACACCATGGAAAACACTCTATTGAAATACCCACATGTTCCCCTCAATAAAAAGTGAATTACTGTGACAGCAGCCAGATGATTTCCAACAATTTCAGCTTCTTTTTGAAAATTACTTCTATTTAAGGAAAAAATTGATCTGTGTTCAAATTCCATTTCTAGGGGCATTAAGTTTCTAATGAGAGCTGATGATGGAAGTACAAATAAACAAAGTTCTGTCTGGTCACCCAAAGACTGGGCACCTTGGAAGACACATTTTGGCTATAGttctccaaaaatattttctgCAGCATTGTGTGGTccagctccttcctctctcttatcTATCTACTGCTGATTCTAAATTCATGACAAAGTAAATCTGTGAGTGTCATTTTGTCCTTTGATTTATAGAAGATTTaactttatcttaaaattttaaacaaaatttgagGTAAATTGCTTTGCTTTATCCTGATAAGAATCATATGCTTTGCTCTTCAATCACTTCTATCAAGATAGTGTTGTAGACCTTCAATCCAGTAAGAAAATAATTGTTTACCCCAATAACATTCATATCACTATTGCAACAATTGGAATATCTTGTCAGgaactttaaaaatcaataacaaaagtTACTTACCTGAGAATATAGATTTTGCAAAGATTCATAATCTTTCTATGGTGAAAGTCTAGCTAAAGTTATAGCTACCATTGAGGGACTGACTTCCTCTATCTTGAACAAGAAATTGAAGAGTGATAAATTAATTTACCAGTACTTCTAGGCTTCAAACAGTACatggaaaagaaatagaaagcattGTACTGGGGAAACTTAGAAGACTCCATCAGCTCTACAACAAATTGGAAGTAATAGTTGAGCTTTAATGGATCCAAGATCAATATAATACTCTGTAACATGTATGCTTGCAATACACACTGAAAATTAAAGTATTTATCTATAAATCAAATAAGAGAAAtttcaatattatattttaaaacataagttTAACCATGAATTGATAAGACATGGGCATTGGAAAGTACAAAATATAAAGAGTGAATGCAATATAATAGAAGAAATGTTGCATTAATAATTTTGACCTCTTAACAGTTAGGTTGGGGGGTATCCATGTCTGTTCATGCTTTCAGATGCATgatatatgtgtttcttttcaaacaaagtgcaagtgtgtttgtgtgtgtgtgtatgtgtgtgtgtgtgtgtgtgtgtgtatgacagagTACCCCCTCAGAGTACCCCCTCAGAGTACCCCCTCAGATGCTGTTCCTTAGGTTATATCTAAATTCTATTTGAGTCATAATCTCTCAATGACCTAGACGTTACCAAttagctaggctggctgactaATGTGTGCAAGGGATCTACCTATCTCTACCTCCAAATTGAAGGATTAAAAGGCCACTACCACTTGGTATCTTTTGTAAAAGACTGCGAACAAAAGTCTGATTAGTATGTTTTCAAGACAATTATTCTACCAACTGAAATATTTACCTAGAAGttgatatttttcttcaaaaattccAAGTTtaataaatgtaacatataaGTTGTTCTTAAGATGGTAAGATTTGACATGAAAATATCTGTAATTCATAATGCAGACATGCCAACGTTAACAAATATAATACAGCTAATGAAGAAGAAACATTCTAGTATACTCTCAGGGGGGCACATTCTTTAAATAAACCATCTTTTCTTCCCAAGTAGCTATCATTTTTTCATGTCAGAGTGGAACTTCATAAATCTCTTCTCCATGTGGTTTTGGTTATACTGATCATATATAGAGATTCTACCTAAGCTACAACCACCGAAATTTCATGTATGCAGCAGTGTTTTTGTGTGTAGTAAGTACCGTGTCACCTCAGGTACACATAATTCCTGTCTACTACAGTCATTGCACCCATTGTTCTGTGATGATCTGTGAGTCTTAAGCAAAAGAAGGTtgaaaaagctgtctcatttaaCATATTCCACAGTCTCATATTCTTTGCTTATGGACCAGTTGCAGAACTCTATACCAATAACTGTAAAATGAAGCTTCACTAATGGTGTTTGAGACACACACTCTaagtttttggtgtgtgtgtgtgtgtgtgtgtgtgtgtgtgtgtgtgttttacctacCTATATGTGCActacatatataaagaacttatgGGGCAGTATATTATTATGTGTattattaataatgataatatacTCCCTGCTTGTGGTTATAAATAAGCCAACTTCAGctctttttttcctattaataGTTCCAGCTGTGAGTTCTGTCTTGGGAAGTAGTTTAAGTTTAATAAGAAAGTAGGTGGTAACTCCCCAAAACATTAATACCGCTATTGTACTAGTAACCATATTTTTCCAGCAAAAGTGCTATTGTTCTTCCTGTAATTTTCACTGCAtgtttaagagagaaaaaaagaattataattaaaaatctcTGCATAAATTTTTTGTTAAACATTATGAACTGATTTTAAGATTGAATTAAAGAGACTTTGAAATGGAAGAAGAACTCTGCACTTAAGCTTTATGCGAGCTTAAATTCAAGAGCTTCGGACCAATGTCAATGCAGACAAATTCACTGTGGAATCCagaattacatttaattttttttaaatttatatgtaaatttggGTATTTTGCCTAAATATATGTCTATGGACCATGTTCATGTCtagtgcttgtggaggccaaaagagggtgtcggATACtcaggaactggaattacagatagacCTTTGTTTTTAAGAGTCTCCATGTAAGGaatgggaatcaaacacaggacCTCTGAAGACCAGCCAGTACTTTTGTCTGCTGATTTATGTCTCAAACCTCTAGCACACTTGTTTATAATGTTGACTGATCaagtctctgtgaattttt harbors:
- the LOC142835031 gene encoding large ribosomal subunit protein eL8, which codes for MPKGKKAKGKKVAPAPAVVKKQEAKKVVNPLFEKRPKNFGIGQDIQPKRDLTRFVKWPRYIRLQRQRAILYKRLKVPPAINQFTQALDRQTATQLLKLAHKYRPETKQEKKQRLLARAEKKAAGKGDVPTKRPPVLRAGVNTVTTLVENKKAQLVVIAHDVDPIELVVFLPALCRKMGVPYCIIKGKARLGRLVHRKTCTTVAFTQVNSEDKGALAKLVEAIRTNYNDRYDEIRRHWGGNVLGPKSVARIAKLEKAKAKELATKLG